ATTCTTGGTTGGCAAACACCCTATGAAGCTCTTTTTAAAAAACCACCAGTTTACTCCTTTCTTAAGGTTTTTGGATGTTTTTGGTTTGCTACTAATACCAtttctcataaaaataaatttgatctGAGAGCCTTTAGATGTTTATTTCTAGGTTATGCGCATGATCACAAGGCTTACAAGGTCTATGATCTTGATACAAAGTAACTATTCTTTAGCAGGGATGTTATTTTTCATGAGgctgtcttttctttttctgcttcATATGCATTACGTCCTATTGATCTCTACTGTTTCCTACTGATTTTCAACAAGATGTTGAATCTGTACCTATTTCTCCACATCTTACTCTTTCTCCTTCACACTCTCtgcctaattcttcttttgttcctcATTCTACTTCTCCTATTTTTGCTCCTGTCACAACTAGGAAAAGTGAAAGACAAAGGTCTAAACCTGTATGGATGCAACCTATGTCGGCTTTCTAATACTCCTATGTCGGCTTTCTAATACTCCTACTTATTCTGTGTCATCTCCACCTTACTTAATTCAAGTTGTACCTTCTTCAtcatctattttttctttttcacctGCACACTTGTATTTTTTGGCTAATGTATCAACTATCTCTGAACCTGCTACATACGCACATGGACGCAAAGATCCATATTGAATTTCTGCTATGGAACAAGAATTACAGGCTCTTGCAGCAAATGATACTTGGAAAGTTACTTCTTTGCCTACTGGCAAGAAGGCCGTTGGATCTAAGTGGATTTTTAAGGTTAAATACAAGCCTAATGGGACTATAGATAGACTAAAAGCTAGGTTAGTAGCCAAGGGCTATAGCCAAATTGAAGGTTTAGATTATACTGACAGTTTTAGTCCTATTATGAAGTTGGTTACAGATAGGTTGTTTCTTGCTCTTGCTGCTGCTCATAACTAGCTTTGTTGCAATTAGATTATACATGAAACAACCTGATGGTTATACTAAAGCTCTtcctatcaagtttttagaCTTAAAAGGTCTTTATATGGCTTAAAACAGGCTAGTCGTTAGTGGCACAAGGAGCTTACAGGTTTTCTAATCTCTATTGGTTTTGCTTAATCTACTCATGACCATTGTCTGTTTACTCATGTTTATGGTAGTTCTTTTCTGCTACTTTGCTTTATGTGGATGACTTACTACTGACTGGCACCAACGAATCCTTTTTGAATGAAGTTAAACAGTTGTTACATGATAAGTTTACTATTAAGGATCTTGGTTATGCCAAGTATTTTCTAGGATTGGAGATTGCTTGTTCTTCTACTAGTACTTTCATTAATCAACGAAAGTACATTCTAGATCTTTTATTCAGTTGGTATGCTTAATTCCAAGCCAGCAACCTTTCCTTTGTCTAAAGATTTACATTTGCAACCTGATCTTGGTGATCCTCTGCTTGATCCAGACCGTTATAGATGACTCATTGATAAACTCTTATATGTCGATCTTACGCGACCAAACATTAGTTTTTCAGTGCAGCACCTCAGCCAATTCATGAGTTCACCTCGCAAGCCCCATCTTGATGCAGCTCTTCATGTTTTGCGCTATCTCAAGCCTACTCTTCACAAAGGCTTATTTTATTCTTCAGGTTGTGATCTTGTTCTTAAAGCCTTTTGTGATTCTGACTGGGCATCCTGCCCCACAACCCGACGCTCCATTATTGGTTACTGTGTTTTTTTAGGTTCCTCTCTCATTTCATGGAAGACGAAGAAACAAAATACTATTTCTCACTCTTCCCTTGAAGCCGAGTATCGCAGTATGGCTATTACTTCTTGTGAGGTCCAGTGGTTTACATACTTGCTTCGAGATTTTCAAGTTCCTGTGCAGCTTCCCGTTGACCTTCATTGCGACAATCAAGCAGCCTTCCACATTGCTGCTAATCTAGTGTTTCACGAGCACATCAAATATATAACGTATTGAGATCATATTCAATCTGGCCTCTGGCGTCCATGTGCAATCTGCTCTTCAATCAACACATATCTTCACTAAGGCCCTTGGTGCTCAGCAACATTCTTTTTTACATTCTAAGTTGAGACTTCTTGTTCCTCAGCAGCCTCCAACTTGAGGGgggattttaaaatatgtatttatgtTAGTTATTTACAAAGGGTAGTTTAGTATTTTTCCTTTAAGCAATTGTTGACTTAGTATAAAACCTTGCTATATTCTTTTAACTAGAGTTAACGAGTTCAATTCTCttccatattttattttctctctctataacAACTTTACtcttaatcaaaatattccaattttagggttttgttcAAGTTGCAATAAAACtctttttagtatatatttaaatatgattttcaattgtcattaaattattttctaaatttgatatttattctgatttaattaatgataaattacAATCAGTAAAAGTTTGTTTTAGTATATTTACCTATCCTTTCCCCTTTTGCcttttatatatcttatgATTATAATACTGTAAATTATAGGCTAGATTTGACAAGGAAAAATGAGAGGCGGCGTATTTATGGAGATGGCTACAACAACAACTGTAAAATCTTCTTATTAGTTATATACTTgagatcaaataaaatttatgaatataaaaatgttataatttaatgaagGTTTCAGtactaaaacttttatttttgacttgatatatacttaattttgttggTAAAATGATAGTAACTAGAGataagatatattaatatcttgttatattatacaaataatgagacaaaaataataataaaataagacgataaatataaatattactatatagagaaatattttcttaagatgacacttaaaaatttcataacttattataatatagagtctatttctatttaaaactGGCCGAAATggaaatcaatttttttttataattatgtagAGGTTATTCCTATGTAGAATATTCTTATAGAAAGATCTTActacattaaataaagaagatagtttttaagattattttagctttcaatatcttaatttaaatttatttatatgggCTCTAAAGAATTTGTCATGACCAATTTATAGGGTTTTccaattaaaaagttaaaattttagttgaatttaatatattattttaaaattttctaacaattagactatttaagtaaatatttataactaatatGGATTAATATTAGTTATAGACATTTAGTTATATAGTAAtacttattagaaaatatatattttcccttttgaataatatacagtaaaatatttttaaagtcaTACTTttgaaactaaattaattttgttattatgaAGAGATTATGACTTAATAAGGATATgggtaaaaaaaatattttaacttaaatatCTTTATTGCAAGTGgcataaaaaaaactaatataattaattaattttcagcTTGTCAAAACTATGATATATGTATCACAAAAGGAAATAGACATAATTTTAAGATCCTAATACTTTTTATCTAAGTAGTGTAGGAAATATACAAAGTTTGTTTCAAGATTTAAAATACAATGACaactttgaaaaataaattattgggCCAAACAActttacataaaatattttatttcatcttACACTTTTCATATAACATAACACTTACTTTTACAATGTATCATATTATTCAAAAgctaaattttcttaaaataagaatttgaaaagttatttattattaatataaagttttttttatttttaattagctcaagttgaaattaaaattcttttacagctatgtaaaaattaattctaaataaaatacaattgtAGAAAAGTTATAGTGTAtcactatttatttattataatatttttataaaaagtgaATTGCATgctctttttatattaaatattgttgGTCATTATTTCGGTTCTTTCATATGTGATTAATTGCTAGTGTGTCAGACTTGTTATCTCAACTAATTAcaattaatacaataaatgTGAAATGCACgattatttaacttttaatctAAATGACTGTGCAGGTAATAAATGAACCTAAATTACTTTAGGTACTTAACTAAACTGAAGTAAATTAACAAGCATAATTAAAGGACAAAAGATCAAATACCCCCCTAAACTTGTAACTCAAGGTCAAATAAGCCTAGTTTcaactattttaataaatagaccCATAACTTCTATTTTAAGGCCAAATAGATCCAAATTTTGACTAAAACTAATGAAATTGATGGCAACGGTGTTAATGATGATTTGGCAAAGTCGATGATAATAGTGAAATAGGagcaataattataaattttaattttttgataaaatacaaatattttaatatataaaatttaaagttaaattttattttgaatattaaaaattaatatttatttaattaatgtaaATAATGAGTATAATAGACATgttcataattttttcaaaatttggaTCTATTTGGCCCTTAAATAGAAGTTATGGATCTATTTGTTAAAATAGTTGAAATTAGACTTATTTGGTCTTGAGCTACAAATTCTAGAGGAGTTCTTAACCCTTTGTCTCAATAGGCTAATAATAAactaagaatataaaattaatctatgcGCGTACAAATATGAGCTAGGAACATGTAATTAATAAGatgagaatataaaattagctTAGGAAATAAAACTAAGAGCTAAATTACTGTACGCTAAATAGTGTTAATGTATAATAAGagttaagaatttaattacaataaatgGACGTTGAAATAGTAATTGGAAAGCTTCAGGAACTTAATTGCATAAATTAATTGACTTAAAGAATGTAAATGATCGTTGAGATACATTTGAAAGTTTTGAACGTACTGTAAATTAACAACTAAAGATTGTTGTTCTATACTTTaaggataaaaaaaagagaaatttttaatatttaaatatatttgaaggACCACCACTAGCTAAATTATCTTTAACTATCAATAGCAAGAGCTTAAATTACagctttttaagaaattaagagTATAATTGCGccaaaaattaattgaagGACTAATTCACTCCTTGCACTAAATGTTAGGGGCAAAAATGCATATCTTCCCCAAATAATTTGGTAAGAACTCGGGGACCCAATTGAGGTATTGCAATTTTGTGCccatacttttataaataaataatcatttgTGAGGAATTATATAGTAGGAATACACATGATTCTGCCAGTCAATCGAATCATGATATGATTCTATTTTTCCAATTGAATCACTAAAGGGTtgtgttatttatttcattttcaatctaatTGTCACATATATTGGGACATAATCATCTCTTCATATCTTGAAAATGCAATTCAGCTACATTTCTTTTAAGAGCTTTTGCAAAAGGGCTAACAAAAATGAGAGAAAGGAGGATAAAGTCCGATAGGAGCTTAAAgctcaaagattgaagatgctttttttttttttaataaaaaaaaggttgTTGGCTACTCTTTGTATATTacattttagttatttttgaCTGGgtgataaataatttgaaaaatttatatttgatttaaactTTACAActgttatatatttattatttatctagtttaaagatttttagataaattcaGTTTGTCGCGAGGATTATGCCCttcttaatataattataccatttaacatattttataatatcttacATTTATATTGGTCCATCTCCAATCATGGttcataaaagatattatgtactaacaaatataaatgCAATATTTAATAGAATATATCAGACAATATAATTCATTATCCTATTTAGCAGATTGGGTTCAGTTCacctaaaaaaaatcatttaattgtAGAGTATAAGATACCGGAGCAGGgaagaataattgaaaaaagaaattaatgggATATCAATTAATTCATTGGGATGATATttattgcttttcttttcttttcttttcttttctttcttcttttaattttgtatgcAAAACgaatagaataaatatattttttctggGGCTATGGTATTGCATTAAAGTTGTTACTGGCTGAGAACATTGTCTGTTTATTTAACTACCAGACCTGGCTAGTTAGCTTAAAAAGAAGAGGTGGTTCTGGTTGTGTTGGTACTTAAAACAAGTTTATCCAACAGAAAAGAAGCAAAACAAAAACCTTATATTGGCTGATTGCCTTTCTAATTGTTGAGAGTTTGCTGCCCACATCTTGGTGAGGAAAGCCTTGTTCTGTAATTTTCATTTGTAATGTAAAAGCATCCCCAacattgtttttttatatatctctctattaaattataaataattaattctattttaacttataattgattttattttaatttatcttaaaatgcgtatatatttaaataatattttttattttactgtctaattaatattttttattaataatacaattattaaaacaattataaagaaaaaaaataaaatatatttaaaaaagctACTTTTTCCTCTTTCAATCTAAGAAGAGAATGCCACTTTTAatcattttagaaaattatgaaGTATAGAGTCCACTGAAAGCCTAATTTTAGCATATATTCATATAACAGAGAGGACTGTGATTTAAGAGTTTGTTGGAATTTGTTGGAGATGCTGTAagagaaattcataaaataaaaaatgtcaCCTGACCTGAAAACTTGGTAATACCTTCAGGATTTGAAAGCATATCCTGCTGCAGAGAGGACTAAAACTTCTTATCAATCATATCCGAATCTTGAGCTGAAGAGACAAGTGCTCATCTATTAAATGAATGATTCAGACAAGGAATTGGTTTGACACAAAGGTATATGCAGTCCCATATGTATAATCATACATACTGGTACatagacctgttcatgggcctGGGTACCCGCCCAGGCCCGCACTTTTCGGATCGGGtttgaataataatttttatgtacAAGCCCGGCTCGGCCCGAATCCATAAAAAGCCCGAAATTTTAGAGCCGGGCTTGAAATTTCCATAAAAATTCAAGCCTGACCCGGCCCGGCCCGGTCCGatgtttagtttaattagaaaaagaaaatgtcatACCTAGCATTTGAACTTGTGACCttttaacttataattaagtgctacttactacttagttacctattatttttgtttataattttattgttattaataatatatttaaataaaactaaactcaagcCCGACCCGAACTGTATTTACA
The Ricinus communis isolate WT05 ecotype wild-type chromosome 1, ASM1957865v1, whole genome shotgun sequence DNA segment above includes these coding regions:
- the LOC107261184 gene encoding uncharacterized mitochondrial protein AtMg00810-like, which translates into the protein MSSPRKPHLDAALHVLRYLKPTLHKGLFYSSGCDLVLKAFCDSDWASCPTTRRSIIGYCVFLGSSLISWKTKKQNTISHSSLEAEYRSMAITSCEVQWFTYLLRDFQVPVQLPVDLHCDNQAAFHIAANLVFHEHIKYITY